In Synechocystis sp. PCC 6714, the following are encoded in one genomic region:
- a CDS encoding glycosyltransferase family 1 protein has protein sequence MKQPPLAVALVTTCSSKTPNSMGIYTQMLMEVLSAHTDKVKLTRIDLLDLIPRLPLLSPTLERRFQQLWLTFISPWQLRSYSASADLFHLTDGSTSYVLNKLDPKKCVVTLHDLIPLLQQQGHFPIAPPGIFARWLIEQNLRSLKNQKNICVVSNCTGKDLQDNIGKTKSLKCITSTIRGEILTLLPNSIPAWKERIEQGKRLILHIGNGGFYKNQTTVVKVFAELIKNHALELIMAGGKPNRELKLIIQELELAEKIKFVPHPDDQALAKLYLSASLLLFPSHYEGFGWPPLEAMAFGCPVVCSNAGSLPEIVGNGALTTFPNDVAGLVSHCRSVLEDTNGTMELIKAGLENAKRFSPEIMAEKLLELYDSVGQHRRSPVS, from the coding sequence ATGAAACAACCGCCTTTGGCCGTGGCTCTGGTCACCACTTGCTCTAGCAAAACCCCCAACAGCATGGGGATCTACACCCAGATGCTAATGGAAGTTTTGTCAGCCCACACTGATAAGGTTAAGCTGACCCGAATTGATTTGCTAGACCTGATTCCTCGTCTTCCCCTTCTAAGCCCCACATTGGAGCGGAGATTCCAGCAACTCTGGCTAACTTTCATTTCCCCTTGGCAACTGCGGAGCTACTCGGCTTCAGCGGATCTATTTCATTTGACTGACGGCAGTACCTCCTATGTCCTCAATAAACTTGACCCCAAAAAATGTGTCGTCACTCTCCATGACTTAATTCCCCTACTACAGCAACAGGGACATTTTCCCATTGCCCCCCCTGGTATTTTTGCCCGTTGGCTGATTGAGCAGAATCTACGATCCCTTAAGAACCAAAAAAATATTTGTGTTGTTAGTAATTGCACTGGCAAAGATCTGCAAGACAATATCGGTAAAACCAAATCTTTAAAATGTATTACTTCCACAATTAGAGGGGAAATTCTGACCCTCCTCCCCAATTCAATTCCTGCTTGGAAAGAAAGGATTGAGCAAGGCAAAAGGCTGATTCTTCATATTGGTAATGGCGGCTTTTATAAAAACCAGACTACTGTAGTTAAAGTTTTTGCTGAGTTAATAAAAAATCATGCCCTTGAGTTAATCATGGCGGGGGGGAAGCCGAATAGAGAATTAAAACTAATCATTCAAGAACTAGAGCTAGCGGAAAAAATCAAATTTGTACCCCATCCCGATGACCAAGCCCTGGCCAAACTCTATCTCAGTGCTTCCCTCCTTTTATTTCCCAGTCACTATGAAGGTTTTGGTTGGCCTCCCCTAGAAGCCATGGCCTTTGGCTGTCCAGTGGTATGTTCCAATGCCGGTTCTTTGCCGGAAATAGTGGGTAATGGCGCCCTAACAACTTTTCCTAATGATGTGGCCGGTTTAGTCAGCCACTGCCGCTCTGTACTGGAAGATACAAACGGAACAATGGAATTGATTAAAGCTGGTTTAGAAAATGCCAAACGTTTTAGCCCGGAAATTATGGCAGAAAAATTACTAGAGTTGTACGATTCAGTGGGGCAACATCGGCGATCGCCGGTTAGCTGA
- the galE gene encoding UDP-glucose 4-epimerase GalE, with amino-acid sequence MHQQFDRFTILITGGAGYIGSHTVLELKNGGYDCLVLDNLVYGHQNIVQEVLEVPLIIGDIGDKLLLNSIFESYNIAAVIHFAAYAYVGESITNPQKYYYNNVVKTLNLIDAMVEADVKKIVFSSTCATYGIPTTIPIPENHPQHPINPYGRSKYMVEQILQDYDQAYGLKSIILRYFNAAGAHPHALLGENHQPETHLIPLVLMTALGLCPHIAIYGQDYPTPDGTCIRDYIHVEDLASAHHLSLEKLLADNTSDIFNLGNGQGYSVQQVIDAAQRVTGQSIPVELTPRRPGDPPVLVGSSEKARTVLGWNPQYIDLDTIISHAWSWHCS; translated from the coding sequence ATGCACCAACAATTTGATCGATTTACCATTCTTATTACTGGAGGGGCAGGCTACATTGGTTCCCACACTGTTTTAGAGTTAAAAAATGGTGGCTATGATTGTCTTGTGTTGGATAACTTGGTCTACGGCCACCAAAATATAGTCCAAGAAGTATTAGAAGTCCCACTAATTATCGGTGATATTGGCGACAAGCTCCTACTAAACTCAATTTTTGAAAGCTATAATATTGCCGCTGTAATTCATTTTGCCGCCTATGCCTATGTGGGAGAATCTATCACCAATCCCCAAAAATATTATTACAACAACGTTGTCAAAACCTTGAATTTAATCGATGCCATGGTGGAAGCAGATGTAAAAAAAATTGTCTTTTCATCTACCTGTGCTACCTATGGTATTCCCACCACTATCCCCATTCCAGAGAACCACCCCCAACACCCCATTAATCCCTATGGTCGTAGCAAATATATGGTGGAACAAATTTTGCAGGACTATGACCAGGCCTATGGGCTCAAATCCATCATCCTCCGTTATTTTAATGCCGCCGGAGCCCATCCCCATGCTTTATTAGGAGAAAACCATCAACCCGAAACGCATCTCATTCCCCTAGTTTTAATGACTGCCCTTGGTCTGTGTCCCCACATTGCCATTTATGGCCAAGATTACCCTACCCCTGATGGTACCTGCATCCGCGATTATATCCACGTTGAAGATCTTGCTTCCGCCCATCACCTAAGCCTAGAAAAATTATTGGCTGACAACACCAGTGACATTTTCAATCTGGGCAACGGCCAAGGCTACTCTGTGCAACAGGTGATTGATGCCGCCCAAAGGGTTACCGGCCAATCTATTCCCGTTGAGTTGACCCCCCGCCGCCCCGGTGACCCCCCAGTATTAGTGGGGAGCAGTGAAAAAGCCCGCACCGTCCTGGGTTGGAATCCCCAATATATTGATTTGGACACAATTATTAGCCACGCCTGGAGCTGGCACTGCAGTTAA
- the scpB gene encoding SMC-Scp complex subunit ScpB: protein MRLATTIEAILYLQAKPVAIADLVTISGQERASVEDALMELMEDYAHRDSALEIVETNQGYSLQLRAVFQHLIQDFVPADLSTASLRTLAAIAIKSPLVQTELIELRGSGAYQQVQELVEAGFIRKRKQTDGRSYWLEITDKFHQYFEIDHLPTDFGETNQK from the coding sequence ATGCGCCTTGCCACCACCATTGAAGCGATTCTTTACCTCCAAGCTAAACCAGTGGCGATCGCCGATTTGGTTACCATTAGTGGCCAGGAAAGGGCCTCGGTGGAAGATGCGTTAATGGAGTTGATGGAGGATTACGCTCACCGGGACAGTGCCCTGGAAATTGTGGAAACGAATCAAGGTTACAGCTTGCAATTGCGGGCTGTTTTTCAACATCTAATCCAAGATTTTGTGCCCGCTGACCTCAGCACTGCTAGCCTCCGTACCCTGGCGGCGATCGCCATCAAATCTCCCCTGGTACAAACGGAGTTAATCGAACTGCGGGGCAGTGGGGCCTACCAACAGGTGCAAGAATTGGTGGAAGCGGGTTTTATCCGTAAAAGGAAACAAACAGACGGCCGCTCCTACTGGCTGGAAATCACCGATAAGTTCCACCAATATTTTGAAATCGACCATTTACCCACGGATTTTGGTGAAACCAACCAAAAATAA
- a CDS encoding glycosyltransferase, which yields MNIVIDALPINHLSGRHVISGHLRMLAKYQGDRHQFYVLHHHNNRDLCCDLGPNFHWLECPNFGENWPARLWWQFTQLDSLLKKLKAELIISTSGALVPGTQLPQIVIAQNPWCYISRFHYSPADKLKAWLQRKGYRQAQEKAQAMFYLSSYVAKLYEQDSGAKPQTGEILYVGIDDATYLNAQTHYLDFAERPLEILTVSAMTPHKVIEEVVQLLAQLHQQGTPARLILVGPWSSDGYRSKIMTLIEELNLKAFVIITDKVSVGQLQEYYRRARVFCLLSRSESFGIPAVEAQAFGTPTVVADVCAPPEVAGPGGLIITPGDLDHGVSCLQSLLTDQQIWQTYSAQALTNAERFRWSKVSQPLNQFLLNV from the coding sequence ATGAATATTGTCATCGACGCCCTGCCCATTAATCATTTGTCCGGCCGCCACGTCATTTCCGGACATCTCCGCATGCTAGCCAAGTATCAAGGCGATCGCCATCAGTTTTACGTTCTGCATCACCACAATAACCGAGACCTATGCTGTGACCTGGGGCCAAACTTCCATTGGCTGGAGTGCCCCAACTTTGGCGAAAACTGGCCCGCTCGGCTCTGGTGGCAATTTACCCAATTGGATTCCCTGCTTAAAAAACTAAAGGCGGAACTAATTATTTCCACCTCTGGGGCATTGGTGCCAGGCACCCAATTACCACAAATTGTAATTGCCCAAAATCCCTGGTGTTACATTTCCCGGTTCCATTACAGTCCAGCGGATAAACTCAAAGCTTGGCTCCAACGTAAGGGATACCGACAGGCTCAAGAAAAGGCCCAGGCTATGTTTTACCTATCGAGTTACGTGGCTAAATTGTATGAACAGGATAGCGGTGCTAAACCCCAGACCGGAGAGATTCTTTATGTGGGTATTGATGACGCTACCTATCTCAATGCCCAAACCCATTATCTTGATTTTGCCGAACGGCCGCTGGAAATACTGACGGTTTCCGCCATGACTCCCCATAAGGTTATTGAAGAGGTGGTGCAACTGCTGGCTCAGCTACACCAACAGGGTACTCCTGCCCGACTTATCCTGGTGGGCCCCTGGAGTAGTGACGGTTACCGCTCAAAAATTATGACTCTCATAGAGGAATTGAACCTAAAAGCCTTTGTCATCATTACCGACAAAGTTTCGGTGGGGCAACTCCAGGAATACTATCGCCGAGCAAGGGTTTTTTGTCTGCTCAGCCGCTCTGAATCCTTTGGCATACCAGCAGTCGAAGCCCAGGCTTTTGGCACCCCCACGGTGGTAGCGGACGTGTGTGCCCCTCCAGAGGTGGCGGGACCTGGGGGTCTGATTATCACCCCTGGGGACTTGGACCATGGTGTCAGTTGCCTGCAATCCCTTTTAACTGATCAGCAAATATGGCAAACCTATTCCGCCCAAGCATTGACCAATGCAGAACGCTTTCGTTGGTCCAAAGTCTCCCAACCCCTTAATCAATTTTTGCTCAATGTTTAG
- a CDS encoding cyclic nucleotide-binding domain-containing protein, which produces MFFFAAAITKIFDALEATTLSFGLTQLSLLDVFQMALSALAIFLVTHYFNRVLRGIVLQRFIYEQGIRYIVANLLSYGLGSFLLIAMLQASGVNLSSLTVVGGTLGLGIGLGLQNVTRNFVSGVTLLVEQKVKIGDYIRFQNIQGYVREVSTRAVVVGLKDGSKVILPSSMLIENQVINYHYETQTVRLTVAVGVAYGTDPVLVTETLLMCAYSQACVVTTPPAQVIFQNFGDNALEFELWVWIEERYMGQHPEILSALRYTICFYFKRNGIGIPWPQRELWLKNPEAIAKYFHPDLDLPTPSDSVPQEPIISLSKVLKSSDYFSSLNELEIRQLVEIGQLQSLLSEQVLFREQDPADGFYIVISGLVEVYTEKLGRVLASLGPGSFFGELALMLGIPRTASVRAKEKSLLFVVRFPQFEQLLQGNPDFREAIINALGEHQGELMRRKEELAAKGLLALEEEDSNIMNWVRKRLQRLFG; this is translated from the coding sequence ATGTTCTTTTTTGCCGCTGCCATTACCAAGATTTTTGATGCCCTGGAAGCCACTACTTTAAGTTTTGGGCTGACTCAACTTTCCTTGTTGGATGTGTTCCAGATGGCCCTATCGGCCTTGGCTATTTTCTTGGTGACCCATTACTTCAACCGGGTTTTGCGGGGCATTGTTCTCCAGCGGTTTATTTACGAACAGGGCATTCGCTACATTGTTGCTAATCTGTTGAGCTATGGCCTAGGTTCCTTTCTCCTCATCGCCATGCTCCAGGCCAGCGGTGTTAACCTTTCTTCCCTGACGGTGGTGGGGGGCACCCTAGGGCTAGGCATTGGTTTGGGTTTGCAAAATGTGACTCGCAATTTTGTCAGTGGGGTGACCCTACTGGTGGAGCAAAAAGTCAAAATTGGTGACTACATCCGCTTTCAGAATATTCAGGGTTACGTGCGGGAGGTATCTACTAGGGCGGTGGTGGTGGGGCTTAAGGATGGCTCCAAGGTAATTTTACCCAGCAGTATGCTGATCGAAAATCAGGTGATTAACTATCACTACGAAACGCAAACGGTGCGTTTAACGGTGGCAGTGGGGGTGGCCTATGGCACGGATCCGGTGTTGGTGACGGAAACCCTGTTGATGTGTGCCTATAGCCAAGCCTGTGTGGTTACAACTCCCCCGGCCCAGGTTATTTTCCAGAACTTTGGTGACAATGCGTTGGAATTTGAGCTTTGGGTCTGGATTGAAGAGCGATATATGGGCCAGCATCCGGAGATTCTCAGCGCTCTACGCTACACCATTTGCTTCTACTTTAAGCGCAACGGCATTGGCATTCCCTGGCCCCAGCGGGAACTGTGGCTGAAAAATCCCGAGGCGATCGCCAAATATTTTCACCCGGATTTGGATTTGCCCACCCCGTCTGACTCGGTGCCCCAAGAACCGATCATTTCCCTTAGTAAGGTCTTAAAGTCGAGTGACTATTTCAGTAGCTTAAATGAGCTGGAAATTCGGCAGTTGGTGGAAATTGGTCAGTTGCAATCTCTGCTATCGGAGCAGGTGCTCTTTCGGGAACAGGATCCCGCCGATGGCTTTTACATTGTCATTTCTGGGTTGGTGGAAGTCTATACGGAGAAACTGGGTCGGGTACTGGCCAGTCTGGGGCCGGGGAGCTTTTTTGGGGAGCTAGCTTTGATGTTGGGCATTCCCCGCACTGCTTCAGTCAGAGCAAAGGAAAAGTCCCTTCTATTTGTGGTGAGATTTCCCCAATTCGAGCAATTGTTACAAGGTAATCCCGATTTCCGTGAAGCTATCATCAATGCTTTGGGAGAACATCAGGGGGAGTTAATGCGTCGCAAAGAAGAACTGGCAGCCAAGGGGCTCCTTGCCTTGGAGGAGGAAGATAGTAATATTATGAACTGGGTCCGTAAACGGCTCCAGCGCTTATTTGGTTGA
- the pgeF gene encoding peptidoglycan editing factor PgeF codes for MTMGENLWAWQTADGIPYLTCTLLAPWPHGFFTRGFYPRLPEVLINYLDPQGTAFRVKQVHGDVSLTAREISQTPAAPNSVHPPADGVISDAPHQGVWVASADCTPVLIGDVITKRVAAVHAGWRGTKAKIVPKTIDKFLALGSELKDLRIALGPAIAGEVYQVDPWVALGVSQSLEVVQRLPTEERQWDYLYTIPNPPVLPDGEPEKCRLDVRRVNQLQLLELGLTPAQVAVAPHCTFQGEELFFSYRRTHTKEVQWSGIVSG; via the coding sequence ATGACAATGGGGGAAAATCTATGGGCATGGCAAACGGCGGATGGCATACCCTATCTTACGTGTACTTTGTTGGCGCCCTGGCCCCATGGTTTTTTCACTAGGGGTTTTTATCCTCGACTACCAGAAGTGCTGATTAACTATCTTGATCCCCAGGGTACGGCATTCCGGGTCAAACAGGTCCATGGGGATGTGAGCTTAACAGCAAGGGAGATTAGCCAAACTCCAGCGGCCCCAAACAGCGTTCATCCTCCGGCCGATGGCGTAATTAGTGACGCCCCCCACCAAGGAGTCTGGGTGGCCAGTGCAGATTGCACTCCAGTATTAATTGGTGATGTAATCACTAAGCGGGTGGCGGCGGTCCATGCGGGCTGGCGGGGCACCAAGGCTAAAATTGTGCCCAAAACCATCGATAAATTTTTAGCTCTGGGCAGTGAATTAAAGGATTTACGCATTGCCCTCGGGCCGGCGATCGCCGGAGAAGTGTATCAAGTCGATCCCTGGGTGGCCCTAGGGGTATCACAGAGCCTGGAGGTGGTGCAAAGACTACCCACGGAAGAACGGCAATGGGATTATTTATACACCATACCCAATCCCCCCGTATTACCCGATGGGGAACCAGAAAAATGTCGCCTTGACGTACGTCGGGTCAATCAACTGCAACTGCTGGAATTGGGACTAACCCCGGCACAGGTCGCCGTGGCCCCCCACTGTACCTTCCAAGGAGAAGAACTTTTTTTCTCCTACCGCCGTACCCACACCAAAGAAGTGCAATGGTCAGGCATTGTCAGCGGCTAA
- the remA gene encoding extracellular matrix/biofilm regulator RemA, which translates to MEIQLINIGFGNIVSGNRVIAIVSPESAPIKRIISDAKERSQLIDATYGRRTRAVIIMDSNQVILSAIQPETVANRFVVDKDFKENAKK; encoded by the coding sequence ATGGAAATTCAACTTATCAACATCGGCTTTGGCAATATTGTTTCTGGTAATCGGGTCATTGCCATTGTCAGTCCAGAATCCGCTCCTATCAAAAGAATTATTAGCGACGCCAAGGAGCGCAGTCAGTTAATTGATGCCACCTACGGCAGACGCACCCGGGCTGTCATCATTATGGACTCTAACCAGGTGATTCTTTCGGCCATTCAACCGGAAACTGTGGCCAACCGCTTTGTGGTGGACAAGGATTTTAAGGAAAATGCGAAAAAATAA
- a CDS encoding glycosyltransferase family 4 protein, which translates to MKLTILSQFYPPDYAATGQLLEELAVELSKKRLEVQVFTGQPGYAFDQALAPAVELSKGVVISRTRTSRIWPQRLRGRAIAGLLYCLRAIVKLRRRERLGDLIIVTTEPPYLMVVAYILSWLYKTPYICLIYDLYPDVAVQLGVVKEKDPIVKFWRWLNRLTWQRAEAIIVLSQSMARVLTAHEPALATKIEVVHNWADGVLIQPRQKTNNWFAQRHGLDRVFTVLYSGNMGRCHDLETVMQATYFLKQEAIRFIFIGAGAKSSICKEFVQRHNLTNCSFLPFQPKEVLPFSLTACDLSLVSILPQVEGLVVPSKFYGCLAAGTTIAAICPPHSYLREIIAEAQCGATINNGDGEGLAEFILELKNNPHQAKTMGRRGRKYFEANFTLDTITNRYLSVITNVAKDRLKRQKNATARDFRSARLF; encoded by the coding sequence ATGAAGCTCACAATTCTCAGTCAGTTTTATCCCCCCGACTATGCGGCTACAGGGCAACTACTAGAAGAACTTGCAGTTGAACTATCCAAAAAGCGCCTTGAAGTTCAAGTTTTTACTGGGCAACCCGGCTACGCCTTTGACCAAGCCCTGGCCCCAGCGGTGGAGTTATCCAAGGGGGTGGTCATCAGCCGGACTCGCACTTCCCGCATCTGGCCCCAAAGACTACGGGGGAGGGCGATCGCCGGACTTTTGTATTGTTTGAGGGCGATCGTTAAACTGAGACGAAGGGAAAGATTGGGGGATTTAATTATTGTCACCACGGAGCCCCCCTATCTGATGGTGGTGGCTTACATTTTGTCTTGGCTCTACAAGACCCCTTACATCTGTTTGATTTACGACCTTTACCCCGACGTAGCAGTACAACTGGGGGTGGTGAAGGAAAAAGACCCCATTGTTAAGTTCTGGCGTTGGTTGAACCGTTTAACTTGGCAAAGGGCTGAGGCAATTATTGTTCTTAGTCAAAGCATGGCCAGGGTGCTTACCGCGCACGAACCGGCCCTGGCAACCAAAATTGAGGTGGTCCACAACTGGGCCGATGGGGTACTAATCCAACCTAGGCAAAAAACTAACAATTGGTTTGCCCAACGCCATGGCCTGGACCGAGTTTTTACCGTACTGTATTCCGGCAATATGGGGCGGTGTCATGACCTGGAAACTGTGATGCAGGCTACCTACTTCTTAAAGCAAGAAGCCATACGGTTTATTTTTATTGGCGCCGGGGCCAAGTCCTCTATCTGTAAGGAATTTGTGCAGCGCCACAATTTGACTAATTGCTCATTTCTGCCTTTTCAGCCCAAGGAGGTGTTGCCCTTTTCCCTTACCGCCTGTGATCTCAGCTTAGTGTCCATTTTGCCCCAGGTGGAAGGCCTTGTTGTGCCCAGTAAATTCTATGGTTGCCTGGCCGCCGGAACGACGATCGCCGCCATTTGTCCACCCCATTCCTATCTGCGGGAAATCATTGCCGAAGCCCAGTGTGGTGCCACCATCAATAACGGTGACGGAGAAGGTTTGGCCGAATTTATTCTTGAGCTGAAAAATAATCCCCACCAGGCCAAAACCATGGGTAGGAGGGGTAGAAAGTACTTTGAAGCAAACTTCACCCTGGATACTATAACCAATCGCTACCTATCAGTTATTACAAATGTGGCCAAAGACAGATTGAAAAGGCAAAAAAACGCCACAGCCCGTGATTTTCGTAGTGCTAGATTGTTTTAG
- a CDS encoding glycosyltransferase family 2 protein has product MDLALITPLILTYNEAPNIGRTLSALTWAKEIVVVDSFSTDETLEILQSHPQVILWQRKFDSFATQCNYGLSKIRTEWVLSLDADYIITASLIEAVKKQTINTQVNGYRVPFKYCIFGKPLRGTLLPPRTVLYRVDQASYENDGHGHRVRVNGICQQLAGYLHHDDRKPLSRWLWAQERYMKLETEKIINTPFAQLSASDKIRKTKIFAPPIVFLYCLILKQGIFDGWQGWYYAWQRTLAEILLAIHLIEAEKLKNNAPTI; this is encoded by the coding sequence ATGGATTTAGCTCTGATCACCCCACTTATTCTTACTTATAACGAAGCTCCTAATATTGGTCGTACCCTTTCCGCCCTCACTTGGGCTAAAGAAATTGTAGTGGTGGATAGTTTTAGTACCGATGAAACCCTAGAAATATTACAATCCCATCCACAAGTTATCCTATGGCAAAGAAAATTTGATTCTTTTGCCACCCAATGTAACTATGGTCTATCTAAAATTAGAACTGAGTGGGTACTCTCTTTAGATGCTGATTACATCATTACGGCAAGTCTGATAGAAGCAGTGAAAAAACAAACAATAAACACGCAGGTAAATGGTTATAGGGTTCCCTTCAAATATTGCATTTTTGGCAAACCACTCCGGGGCACTTTACTACCACCAAGAACCGTTTTGTATAGAGTCGATCAAGCCTCTTATGAAAATGATGGCCATGGTCACCGTGTTAGGGTAAACGGCATTTGTCAGCAATTAGCCGGTTATCTTCACCATGATGATCGTAAACCCTTAAGCCGTTGGTTGTGGGCCCAAGAGCGCTATATGAAACTAGAAACGGAGAAAATAATCAACACCCCGTTTGCCCAACTCAGTGCCAGCGACAAAATTAGGAAAACGAAAATTTTTGCTCCCCCCATCGTTTTTCTCTACTGCCTCATCCTCAAGCAAGGTATCTTCGATGGTTGGCAGGGTTGGTACTACGCATGGCAAAGAACCCTAGCAGAAATCTTGTTGGCAATTCACTTAATTGAAGCAGAAAAATTAAAAAATAATGCACCAACAATTTGA
- a CDS encoding glycosyltransferase family 4 protein, protein MPLKVGVLTTHPIQYQVPWFRLLAQKPGIDLQVFFALIPNAAQQGDGFGVAFEWDIPLLDSYPYQVLTNVAQAPSVTSFNGCDTPEIFAIVRRQPWDAFIVNGWVAKSCVQLLAACRLNQVPCIVRGESNNLSWRPGWKRQLQRLLVAQYGACLYIGQANQRFYLDSGVPPEKLFFTPYCIENDRFAHQADHLRGQKSTLRKKFHLDLHTVTFLYCAKFVPKKRPLDLLQAIAGLKEHGKATGQVLMVGDGQLRPACEAFVQEHHLPVQFTGFLNQAEIVAAYVAADCLVLPSDAGETWGLVVNEAMACGLPAIVSDQVGCYADLISPGQTGWTYPLGQIDQLGDRLTTAIDLSSIGLATMGKSAQQKVMAEYNYQKVVAGISQALNFVSG, encoded by the coding sequence ATGCCCCTTAAGGTTGGAGTCTTAACAACCCATCCCATTCAATATCAAGTGCCCTGGTTTCGCCTGCTGGCCCAGAAGCCAGGTATTGATCTACAGGTTTTCTTTGCCCTGATTCCCAACGCTGCCCAACAGGGAGACGGTTTTGGGGTGGCTTTTGAGTGGGACATTCCTCTGCTAGACAGCTATCCATACCAAGTGTTGACCAATGTGGCCCAGGCCCCATCGGTGACTAGTTTTAATGGCTGTGATACCCCCGAGATTTTTGCCATTGTCAGACGTCAGCCTTGGGATGCATTCATCGTCAATGGTTGGGTGGCCAAAAGTTGTGTGCAACTGCTGGCGGCCTGTCGTCTGAATCAAGTGCCCTGTATTGTGCGGGGGGAGTCCAATAATTTGAGCTGGCGGCCGGGCTGGAAAAGGCAACTGCAACGTCTCTTAGTTGCCCAGTATGGAGCCTGTTTATACATTGGCCAGGCTAACCAACGGTTTTATCTCGACAGCGGCGTACCGCCGGAAAAATTGTTTTTTACTCCCTACTGCATTGAGAATGACCGCTTTGCTCATCAGGCGGATCATCTTCGTGGTCAGAAAAGTACCCTACGGAAAAAATTTCATCTAGACCTCCACACCGTTACCTTTCTCTACTGTGCCAAATTTGTGCCGAAAAAACGTCCCCTAGATTTATTGCAAGCGATCGCCGGGTTGAAAGAGCATGGTAAAGCAACGGGACAGGTATTAATGGTGGGGGATGGCCAACTGCGGCCTGCCTGTGAAGCCTTCGTCCAGGAGCATCATTTGCCGGTGCAATTTACAGGCTTCCTCAATCAAGCGGAAATTGTGGCGGCCTACGTTGCCGCCGATTGTCTGGTGTTACCGTCCGATGCAGGGGAAACCTGGGGCCTCGTGGTCAATGAAGCCATGGCCTGTGGCTTACCAGCTATCGTCTCCGACCAAGTGGGGTGCTATGCTGACCTGATTTCACCGGGACAGACCGGTTGGACTTACCCTCTAGGACAAATTGATCAACTAGGCGATCGCCTAACCACTGCCATTGATCTTAGTTCCATCGGTCTAGCTACCATGGGTAAAAGCGCCCAGCAAAAAGTTATGGCAGAGTATAACTACCAAAAGGTTGTGGCTGGCATTAGCCAAGCTCTCAATTTTGTCTCTGGCTGA
- a CDS encoding WcaF family extracellular polysaccharide biosynthesis acetyltransferase: MQLNQYQQGNYSPGAPLIKQLLWHFVGDFFVQTPLLPITQLKVAILRLFGAQIGTGVNIKPHVKIKFPWRLTIGNYVWLGERCWIDNLAPVTIESHVCLSQGVYLCTGNHNWSKPSFDLIIQPIYIATGSWIGAHTIIGPGVQVNESAVLTLGSVAVKSLEAMTIYSGNPCQPIRKRKFT, encoded by the coding sequence ATGCAACTTAATCAATATCAGCAGGGAAACTATAGCCCTGGAGCCCCGCTAATTAAACAACTTTTATGGCACTTTGTCGGGGATTTTTTTGTACAAACTCCCCTGCTTCCCATCACTCAACTAAAAGTGGCCATCCTAAGGTTATTTGGCGCCCAAATTGGCACAGGAGTGAACATTAAACCTCACGTCAAGATCAAATTTCCCTGGCGCTTAACCATCGGCAATTACGTTTGGCTGGGGGAAAGATGTTGGATTGATAATCTTGCTCCAGTAACTATCGAGTCCCATGTTTGTCTCTCCCAAGGGGTGTACCTCTGCACGGGTAACCACAATTGGAGCAAGCCGAGTTTTGACCTCATTATCCAGCCAATTTATATTGCAACGGGCAGTTGGATCGGCGCCCATACTATTATCGGTCCTGGGGTACAAGTAAACGAAAGTGCAGTTTTAACCTTAGGGTCTGTGGCGGTGAAATCCTTGGAGGCCATGACCATCTACTCCGGTAATCCCTGTCAGCCCATTAGAAAACGTAAATTTACGTAA